A stretch of the Azospirillum brasilense genome encodes the following:
- a CDS encoding ATP-grasp domain-containing protein: MRILVVEFVTGGGMPPDSPIPASLTREGDLMLHALLADLLEVPGVAVTVTRDARLPPLTAPVRSITITDPRESWSLWEDLARQADGVWPIAPETDGALERFSRMVEASGRTLLNSRAQAVAVASSKAATAALLSGAGLPVVPVWRVGAVAADGPPGHGPWVVKPDDGAGCIDTRLIRAPAEWRGWLGEADRSGFVVQPFQPGTPASLSMLCRDGRAWPLTANRQNVSLSGGVFSYGGGTVGGMALSPALSDLARGVAAALPSLFGCVGVDIVVSPDGPTVIEVNPRLTTSSVGVRRATGLNVAAAVLDLARDPPVPPPPVGRIEPVLLTLEG, encoded by the coding sequence ATGCGCATCCTGGTCGTTGAGTTCGTGACCGGCGGGGGCATGCCGCCGGACTCCCCCATCCCCGCCAGCCTTACCCGTGAGGGCGACCTGATGCTCCACGCCCTGCTGGCCGACCTGCTGGAGGTGCCGGGGGTGGCGGTGACGGTCACCCGCGATGCCCGCCTTCCGCCTCTCACGGCGCCCGTGCGCAGCATAACCATCACCGACCCGCGCGAGTCCTGGTCGCTTTGGGAGGATCTCGCCCGGCAGGCCGACGGCGTCTGGCCGATCGCCCCGGAGACGGACGGCGCGCTGGAGCGCTTCAGCCGCATGGTCGAGGCCAGCGGGCGCACCCTGCTCAACAGCCGCGCCCAGGCGGTGGCCGTCGCGTCCAGCAAGGCGGCGACGGCGGCCCTGCTGTCGGGGGCCGGACTGCCCGTCGTCCCGGTCTGGCGGGTCGGCGCCGTCGCTGCGGACGGCCCGCCGGGACACGGTCCCTGGGTCGTCAAGCCCGACGACGGGGCCGGCTGCATCGACACACGGCTGATCCGCGCCCCTGCCGAATGGCGGGGCTGGCTGGGAGAGGCGGACCGGAGCGGCTTCGTGGTGCAGCCCTTCCAGCCGGGCACGCCGGCCAGCCTGTCGATGCTCTGCCGCGATGGCCGGGCCTGGCCGCTGACCGCCAACCGCCAGAACGTCTCCCTGTCCGGTGGCGTCTTCTCCTACGGCGGAGGGACCGTCGGCGGGATGGCGCTGTCCCCCGCCCTTTCCGATCTCGCGCGGGGTGTCGCGGCGGCGCTGCCCAGCCTGTTCGGGTGCGTGGGGGTGGACATCGTCGTAAGCCCCGACGGGCCGACGGTCATCGAGGTCAACCCGCGTCTCACCACCTCCTCCGTGGGAGTGCGGCGCGCAACGGGGCTGAACGTCGCCGCCGCGGTGCTGGATCTGGCGCGCGACCCGCCGGTTCCGCCGCCGCCGGTGGGGCGCATCGAACCGGTCCTTCTGACTTTGGAGGGGTGA
- a CDS encoding quinoprotein relay system zinc metallohydrolase 2, with protein MATFLWSSARAALGGVWLLVCLLSAAPAMADPLPVFEVAPGVFVHAGRHEETDAANAGDIANCGFIVGAEAVAVIDSGGSPVIGHRLREAVRLHTDRPIRYVINTHMHPDHALGNAAFLPDRPDFVAHVRFQAALAARVDHYRQAFDAAVGSAAAAEVRIIPPTVVVADRLELDLGGRVLELVAWPVAHTDNDLTVLDRQTRTLWAGDLLFMERAPAIDGSVLGWLRVLDALAAEPATRVVPGHGPPSAPWPDAAGDLRRYLGRVVEGVRKVQAAHGTIQQAVDTVAADEAPRWRLFESYNPRNVTAAFAELEWE; from the coding sequence ATGGCCACGTTCCTTTGGTCGTCCGCGCGTGCGGCGCTGGGCGGCGTCTGGCTGCTCGTTTGCCTGCTCTCGGCGGCCCCGGCGATGGCCGACCCCCTGCCCGTGTTCGAGGTTGCCCCCGGTGTGTTCGTGCACGCCGGCCGCCACGAGGAGACCGACGCGGCGAACGCCGGGGACATCGCCAACTGCGGGTTCATCGTCGGGGCCGAGGCGGTCGCGGTGATCGACAGCGGCGGCTCGCCGGTTATTGGACATCGTTTGCGTGAGGCGGTCCGCCTCCACACCGACCGTCCCATCCGCTACGTGATCAACACCCACATGCACCCGGACCATGCGCTGGGGAATGCCGCCTTCCTGCCCGACCGGCCGGACTTCGTCGCGCATGTCCGTTTCCAGGCCGCCCTGGCGGCGCGCGTGGACCACTACCGGCAGGCCTTCGACGCCGCGGTCGGCTCCGCCGCCGCCGCGGAGGTCCGGATCATCCCGCCGACCGTCGTGGTCGCCGACCGCCTGGAGCTGGATCTGGGCGGGCGCGTGCTGGAGCTTGTCGCGTGGCCGGTGGCCCACACCGACAACGATCTGACGGTGCTTGACCGGCAAACGAGGACGCTGTGGGCCGGGGACCTGCTGTTCATGGAGCGGGCGCCGGCGATCGACGGCTCCGTCCTCGGCTGGCTCCGCGTTCTCGACGCTCTGGCCGCGGAACCGGCGACGCGCGTCGTTCCTGGTCACGGACCGCCTTCGGCCCCATGGCCCGATGCGGCCGGGGACCTGCGCCGCTACCTGGGCCGGGTGGTCGAAGGCGTCCGGAAGGTCCAGGCCGCCCACGGCACGATCCAGCAGGCGGTCGACACGGTCGCCGCCGACGAGGCGCCGCGCTGGCGCCTGTTCGAGTCCTACAACCCGCGCAACGTGACGGCGGCTTTCGCCGAACTGGAATGGGAATGA
- a CDS encoding HisA/HisF-related TIM barrel protein: protein MPSVTMQPRGWEMFHVVPVIDLREDGVVHARRGDRGCYRPLHSSLCAGNDPVAVVGGLLRLHPFRVVYAADLDAIQGSGDNRPALARLKAAFPDVGFWVDAGFRSADAVRGFVASGLGDAVLGSESLDGLAPLAALKADPAWERVILSLDFRDRFVGPADLPDHPDLWPQRIIVMTLARVGSGEGPDWSRLAEIGRTKPQASLFAAGGVRDGDDLRNLAARGSAGALVATALHDGRIGGAELDGLNR, encoded by the coding sequence ATGCCGTCCGTCACCATGCAGCCGAGGGGGTGGGAGATGTTCCACGTCGTTCCGGTGATCGACCTCAGGGAGGACGGCGTGGTGCACGCCCGCCGCGGCGACCGAGGCTGTTATCGGCCCTTGCACTCCTCGCTGTGCGCCGGCAACGACCCGGTGGCGGTGGTCGGCGGACTGCTGCGCCTGCATCCGTTCCGCGTCGTCTATGCCGCCGACCTCGACGCCATCCAGGGCAGCGGCGACAACCGGCCGGCGCTGGCGCGGCTGAAAGCGGCCTTTCCGGATGTCGGATTCTGGGTCGATGCCGGGTTCCGCAGCGCCGACGCGGTGCGCGGCTTCGTCGCGTCGGGGCTCGGCGACGCGGTGCTCGGCAGCGAGAGCCTGGACGGTCTCGCGCCGCTCGCCGCGCTGAAGGCCGATCCAGCCTGGGAGCGGGTGATCCTGTCGCTCGACTTCCGCGACCGTTTCGTCGGGCCAGCGGACCTGCCGGACCATCCCGACCTGTGGCCGCAGCGGATCATCGTCATGACCTTGGCCCGCGTTGGGTCGGGGGAGGGGCCGGACTGGAGCCGCCTCGCCGAGATCGGTCGGACCAAGCCGCAGGCCAGCCTGTTCGCCGCCGGCGGGGTGCGCGACGGCGACGATCTCCGGAACCTCGCGGCGCGCGGCAGCGCCGGCGCCCTGGTGGCGACGGCGCTGCACGACGGCCGCATCGGCGGCGCGGAACTGGATGGCCTGAACCGGTAG
- a CDS encoding beta-ribofuranosylaminobenzene 5'-phosphate synthase family protein — protein sequence MPLGVDEVRELRVTAPARLHLGFLDMNGGLGRRFGSLGLTLDGMATTLRARPSDRLCASGPSAERALTAARAVCDRFRWPARAELTVEEAIPEHVGLGSGTQLGLAVGTALAHLHGRPSTVRRLAAELERGARSGIGIGAFEKGGVILDGGRGPDDAPPPIVARLPFPEAWRVLLILHRDGQGLHGTAELQAFKALPPFPAERAGHLCRLIVMAALPALVEGDADRFGRAVGELQRTVGDHFAPVQGGRFTSPLVAEALAWLEAEGIPGVGQTSWGPTGFAIVGDARRAEALLAEARRRWAGTALDFHLARGRNDGATLESTTDRVVLRAS from the coding sequence ATGCCACTCGGCGTCGATGAAGTCAGGGAGTTGCGGGTCACGGCGCCCGCGCGATTGCATCTGGGTTTTCTCGACATGAACGGCGGCCTGGGCCGCCGTTTCGGCAGCCTGGGGCTGACGCTCGACGGGATGGCGACGACCCTCCGGGCGCGCCCGTCCGACCGCCTCTGCGCGAGCGGCCCGTCGGCGGAGCGCGCGCTGACGGCCGCGCGGGCGGTCTGCGACCGCTTCCGCTGGCCGGCCCGCGCCGAACTGACCGTGGAGGAGGCCATTCCCGAGCATGTCGGGCTGGGCTCCGGCACCCAGCTCGGTCTGGCGGTCGGCACCGCGCTCGCGCATCTGCACGGGCGGCCTTCGACGGTCCGCCGCCTCGCCGCGGAACTGGAGCGCGGCGCCCGCTCCGGCATCGGGATCGGCGCCTTCGAGAAGGGCGGCGTGATCCTCGACGGCGGCCGCGGGCCGGACGACGCGCCGCCACCCATCGTCGCCCGCCTGCCCTTTCCGGAGGCGTGGCGCGTGCTGCTGATCCTGCACCGCGACGGCCAGGGTTTGCACGGCACCGCCGAGCTGCAGGCCTTCAAGGCGCTGCCGCCCTTTCCGGCGGAGCGGGCCGGACATCTCTGCCGCCTGATCGTCATGGCCGCCCTCCCCGCCCTGGTCGAGGGCGACGCCGACCGTTTCGGGCGGGCGGTGGGCGAGCTGCAACGCACGGTGGGCGACCATTTCGCCCCGGTCCAGGGCGGCCGCTTCACCAGCCCGCTGGTCGCCGAGGCGCTGGCGTGGCTGGAGGCCGAGGGCATTCCCGGTGTCGGGCAGACGTCCTGGGGGCCGACCGGCTTCGCCATCGTCGGCGACGCCCGGCGGGCCGAGGCCCTGCTGGCGGAGGCGCGGCGCCGCTGGGCGGGGACCGCGCTGGACTTCCATCTGGCCCGCGGCCGCAACGACGGCGCGACGCTGGAATCCACCACCGACCGGGTGGTGCTGCGGGCCTCCTGA
- a CDS encoding NAD(P)-dependent methylenetetrahydromethanopterin dehydrogenase yields the protein MAAPYVLHMLTPLKHVSAFDVNMAADAGMGPLFPYTGVALEEVTGITQDAMFSRDPANAARTGLFIGGRDAVLALDMMDAARKAMFAPFTISVMVDPSGAFTTAGAMVAVVERALRRSHPDGIKGLNLKVFGATGVVGGIAAVIAALAGARVTLVSHRGLSGVEPKAAEFRRRFGVELACADAPDDTAREALLADAEVVFGCGRAGVQILSARNLAAAGRLLVAADINAVPPSGIEGVGPKDDGTPLPGGRGVGVGALAVGAVKFRVQHALLTRLAATKTAVYLDFCDAYDAARQIAG from the coding sequence ATGGCCGCACCCTACGTTCTGCACATGCTGACGCCGCTGAAGCACGTCAGCGCCTTCGACGTCAACATGGCGGCGGACGCCGGCATGGGACCGCTGTTCCCCTACACCGGCGTCGCGCTGGAGGAGGTCACCGGCATCACCCAGGACGCGATGTTCTCCCGGGACCCGGCGAACGCGGCGCGCACCGGGCTGTTCATCGGCGGGCGCGACGCCGTGCTGGCGCTCGACATGATGGACGCCGCGCGCAAGGCCATGTTCGCGCCCTTCACCATCTCGGTCATGGTCGATCCGTCGGGCGCCTTCACGACGGCCGGCGCTATGGTCGCCGTCGTCGAGCGCGCCCTGCGCCGCAGCCATCCGGACGGGATCAAGGGGCTGAATCTCAAGGTGTTCGGCGCGACCGGCGTGGTCGGCGGAATCGCCGCCGTGATCGCGGCGCTGGCCGGCGCGCGCGTCACCCTGGTCAGCCACCGCGGCCTGTCGGGCGTGGAACCGAAGGCCGCCGAGTTCCGGCGGCGCTTCGGGGTGGAGCTGGCCTGCGCGGATGCGCCCGACGACACGGCGCGGGAGGCGCTGCTCGCCGATGCCGAGGTGGTGTTCGGCTGCGGCCGGGCCGGCGTGCAGATCCTGTCGGCGCGCAACCTCGCCGCGGCGGGCCGCCTGCTGGTCGCGGCGGACATCAACGCGGTGCCGCCGTCCGGGATTGAAGGGGTCGGCCCCAAAGACGACGGCACGCCGCTCCCCGGCGGGCGTGGCGTCGGGGTCGGAGCGCTGGCGGTCGGCGCCGTCAAGTTCCGGGTGCAGCACGCCCTGCTGACGCGTCTCGCCGCAACGAAGACGGCGGTGTATCTGGATTTCTGCGATGCCTACGACGCCGCCCGCCAGATCGCCGGCTGA
- the fae gene encoding formaldehyde-activating enzyme, which yields MPMWGGQSTKINRVLVGESLVGDGNEVAHIDLIMGPRGSAVETAFCNALTNNKDGFTALLAVVAPNLMCKPATILFNKVTIKGAEQAVQMFGPAQHAVAKAVADCVSEGTIPQDEIDNIFICVGVFIHWEAKDNAKIQDYNYRATKEAIERAVASFPSAQDLMNQKDKVKHPFAA from the coding sequence ATGCCGATGTGGGGAGGACAGTCCACGAAGATCAACCGCGTGCTCGTCGGCGAGTCGCTGGTCGGTGATGGGAACGAGGTCGCCCACATCGACCTGATCATGGGACCGCGCGGCAGCGCCGTGGAAACGGCCTTCTGCAACGCGCTGACCAACAACAAGGACGGCTTCACCGCCCTTCTCGCCGTCGTGGCACCCAACCTGATGTGCAAGCCGGCGACCATCCTGTTCAACAAGGTCACCATCAAGGGCGCGGAGCAGGCCGTGCAGATGTTCGGCCCCGCCCAGCACGCCGTCGCCAAGGCGGTGGCCGACTGCGTGTCGGAAGGCACCATCCCGCAGGACGAGATCGACAACATCTTCATCTGCGTCGGCGTCTTCATCCACTGGGAAGCCAAGGACAACGCCAAGATCCAGGACTACAACTACCGCGCCACCAAGGAGGCCATCGAACGCGCGGTCGCCAGCTTCCCGAGCGCGCAGGACCTGATGAACCAGAAGGACAAGGTGAAGCATCCCTTCGCCGCGTGA
- a CDS encoding RimK family alpha-L-glutamate ligase: MSGERAALILTERPDWHTPRLVRAIEARGLPCRCVSPRRCGIAVGHTATGLLIPGFEDTLPAGVFVRAVGQGSFEQVTLRLGVLHALRDLGVPVCNDAQAIERCVDKSMTSFLLARAGLPTPPALATQEPEPARYILDRAPDQVLKPLFGAQGRGLQRLDGPDALPDAEAVGSVYYLQPFIPPRSEGAWQDRRVFVTGGRAVAAMTRHGRSWITNVHQGAACEAAPADDEPATLAVRAAAAVGASYAGVDLIQDRAGRWLVLEVNSMPAWQGLQRVSAVDIADALAADFVERVGA; encoded by the coding sequence ATGTCCGGTGAGCGCGCTGCCCTGATCCTCACCGAACGGCCCGACTGGCATACGCCGCGGCTGGTCCGGGCCATCGAGGCGCGCGGCCTGCCCTGCCGCTGCGTCTCGCCGCGGCGCTGCGGGATCGCCGTCGGTCACACGGCGACGGGCCTGCTGATCCCCGGCTTCGAGGATACGCTGCCGGCGGGCGTCTTCGTCCGCGCGGTCGGCCAGGGCAGTTTCGAGCAGGTGACGCTGCGCCTGGGCGTGCTCCACGCGCTGCGCGACCTCGGGGTACCGGTCTGCAACGACGCGCAGGCCATCGAGCGCTGCGTGGACAAGAGCATGACGAGCTTCCTGTTGGCCCGCGCCGGCCTGCCCACCCCGCCGGCCCTTGCCACGCAGGAGCCCGAACCCGCCCGATACATCCTCGACCGCGCGCCCGACCAGGTGCTGAAACCGTTGTTCGGCGCCCAGGGGCGCGGCCTGCAACGGTTGGACGGACCTGACGCGCTCCCCGACGCCGAAGCGGTCGGCAGCGTCTACTACCTCCAGCCCTTCATCCCGCCACGGAGCGAGGGCGCGTGGCAGGACCGCCGCGTCTTCGTGACCGGCGGGCGGGCGGTCGCCGCGATGACCCGGCACGGGCGGAGCTGGATCACCAACGTCCATCAGGGGGCGGCGTGCGAAGCCGCCCCGGCGGACGACGAACCCGCCACCCTCGCCGTCCGCGCCGCGGCGGCGGTCGGCGCGAGCTATGCCGGTGTCGATCTGATCCAGGACCGGGCGGGGCGCTGGCTGGTGCTGGAGGTCAACAGCATGCCGGCGTGGCAAGGCCTGCAGCGGGTCAGCGCGGTGGACATCGCCGACGCGCTGGCCGCCGACTTCGTGGAGCGCGTCGGCGCATGA
- a CDS encoding triphosphoribosyl-dephospho-CoA synthase produces MIGGPTIDWAPIPPDPASGVAGAYRAACHLELRALKPGNVHIHAEGHGMTVAQFLASADATAPILARPGLSVGERLHAAVQATRAAVGCNTNLGILLLAAPLAQAALMTGGGPLRDRLGHVLASLTVADAELAFQAIALAEPAGLGRVEGADVHAPARVTLLDAMREARDRDTIARQYATGFADVFDTGVPGLRRWLDAGAGFEQATEMIYVEFLATLPDSHVTRKYGRERSEWLRARASELRENAAPDRAFTLTRSRLAELDRDLKYNGVNPGTTADIVVGCLFAFWLMQSPQPPVITDVLQNDALREERRKR; encoded by the coding sequence ATGATCGGTGGGCCTACGATCGACTGGGCGCCGATCCCACCCGACCCGGCCTCCGGCGTGGCCGGCGCCTACCGCGCCGCCTGCCATCTCGAACTGCGCGCGCTGAAGCCCGGCAATGTGCACATCCACGCCGAGGGGCACGGCATGACCGTTGCCCAGTTTCTCGCCAGCGCCGACGCCACCGCACCCATCCTCGCACGGCCGGGGCTGAGCGTCGGGGAGCGGCTGCACGCGGCCGTCCAGGCCACGCGCGCGGCCGTCGGCTGCAACACCAACCTCGGCATCCTGCTGCTCGCCGCACCGCTGGCCCAGGCCGCGCTGATGACCGGCGGCGGTCCCCTGCGCGACCGGCTGGGCCATGTCCTCGCCAGTCTGACGGTGGCGGACGCGGAGCTGGCTTTCCAGGCGATCGCGCTGGCCGAACCCGCCGGGCTGGGCCGCGTCGAAGGGGCGGACGTGCACGCCCCGGCGCGGGTGACCCTGCTCGACGCCATGCGGGAGGCACGGGACCGCGACACCATCGCCCGGCAATACGCGACGGGCTTCGCGGACGTCTTCGACACCGGCGTGCCGGGCCTGCGGCGATGGCTGGACGCCGGGGCGGGGTTCGAGCAGGCTACGGAGATGATTTATGTCGAATTCCTCGCCACCCTGCCCGACAGCCATGTCACCCGAAAATACGGGCGGGAGCGTTCTGAATGGTTACGCGCGCGGGCTTCGGAATTGAGGGAAAACGCGGCCCCGGATCGTGCATTCACGCTAACGCGATCGCGCTTGGCGGAACTGGACCGTGACCTCAAATACAATGGCGTCAACCCGGGTACGACCGCGGATATTGTCGTGGGTTGCCTTTTTGCATTCTGGCTCATGCAATCCCCGCAGCCGCCCGTCATAACGGACGTTCTTCAAAACGACGCGCTCCGCGAAGAACGTCGGAAACGCTAG
- a CDS encoding ATP-grasp domain-containing protein: MPTTPPARSPADAVTEGPDIVVAALSARALAAAARRAGRRPAAIDLFADLDTKQLAEPCLRLLAEGLRLESAPLRDALARTELRGLPLVYGAGFEDDPALLARLAEDRPLMGNRPDVVARIKDPFRFATLLDRLGIPHPTVAPALDGSPGDHLRKRIGGSGGAHITPATSGKPQPGWYIQRRVAGHALSVLFLADGDRAVIVGLSRQWTAPTAASPYRYGGAAGPWRCPERWTPTLPAMINRLAAAFELVGLNSADFLVTGSNFHLLEINPRPGATLDVFDRPPLSPLLGLHLDACAGRLPDRLPALPGCRAAAVLYADAPTRIEAGRRWPAWTADRPAAPALIGRGEPVCTVFGEGPSTAAARRDAERRQRELAALAAMEMQ, from the coding sequence ATGCCTACGACGCCGCCCGCCAGATCGCCGGCTGACGCGGTGACGGAGGGTCCAGACATCGTCGTTGCGGCCCTGTCGGCGCGGGCGCTCGCCGCCGCCGCCCGCCGCGCCGGCCGGCGGCCGGCGGCCATCGATCTGTTCGCCGATCTGGATACCAAGCAGCTTGCCGAGCCCTGCCTGCGCCTGCTCGCCGAAGGTCTGCGCCTGGAGTCCGCTCCCCTTCGGGATGCCCTGGCGCGGACGGAGCTGCGCGGTCTGCCGCTGGTCTACGGCGCCGGCTTCGAAGACGACCCGGCGCTTCTGGCGCGCCTCGCGGAGGACCGTCCGCTGATGGGCAACCGGCCCGACGTGGTGGCGCGCATCAAGGACCCGTTCCGCTTCGCCACCCTCCTTGACCGGCTCGGCATTCCCCATCCTACGGTCGCGCCGGCCTTGGACGGATCGCCCGGCGACCATCTGCGGAAGCGGATCGGCGGCAGCGGCGGCGCGCACATCACCCCTGCGACGAGCGGAAAACCCCAGCCGGGCTGGTACATCCAGCGACGCGTCGCCGGCCATGCCCTGTCGGTCCTCTTTCTCGCGGACGGCGACCGCGCGGTCATCGTCGGGCTGAGCCGGCAGTGGACCGCGCCGACCGCGGCCAGCCCCTACCGCTACGGCGGGGCGGCCGGACCGTGGCGCTGTCCGGAGCGGTGGACCCCGACCTTGCCCGCCATGATCAATCGCCTTGCGGCGGCGTTCGAGCTGGTCGGGCTGAACAGCGCCGATTTCCTGGTGACCGGGTCGAACTTTCATCTGTTGGAGATCAATCCGCGTCCCGGCGCGACGCTGGACGTCTTCGACCGCCCGCCGCTGTCGCCGCTGCTGGGCCTCCACCTGGACGCCTGCGCCGGGCGCCTGCCCGACCGCCTTCCGGCCTTGCCGGGATGCCGGGCGGCGGCGGTGCTCTACGCCGACGCGCCCACCCGGATCGAGGCGGGCCGGCGCTGGCCGGCCTGGACCGCGGACCGGCCGGCGGCACCGGCCCTCATCGGGCGCGGCGAGCCGGTCTGCACGGTGTTCGGGGAAGGTCCCAGCACCGCAGCGGCGCGGCGTGATGCCGAGCGGCGGCAACGCGAACTGGCGGCCCTCGCCGCGATGGAGATGCAGTGA
- the mch gene encoding methenyltetrahydromethanopterin cyclohydrolase yields MAKPHTPDPRPSLAALSAPLVERLVADAPLLRLGIERVGGACVVDAGIGHPGGLEAGRRIAELCMGGLGRVAFGPVPGPPSWPFGVTVHSAQPVLACLGSQYAGWSLSHGSGKGAFFALGSGPGRALARQEALFDELAYRDSAEAAAFVMEATAVPPADLIGHIAATCGIAADRLTLVLTPTQSLAGTTQVVARVLEVALHKLHALGFPLDRVVDGIGMAPLPPPGGKFLTAMGRTNDAILYGGTVHLHVTGPDDAAEDLAKRLPSAASRDHGRPFAEIFAAAKGDFYAIDSMLFSPARVTVTALDSGRSFHGGTLAPDLVERSFRDVR; encoded by the coding sequence ATGGCCAAGCCCCACACCCCAGATCCGCGTCCAAGCCTCGCCGCGCTGTCGGCGCCTCTGGTCGAACGGCTGGTGGCCGACGCCCCGCTGCTCCGCCTCGGCATCGAAAGGGTCGGCGGGGCCTGCGTCGTCGATGCCGGGATCGGCCATCCCGGCGGGCTGGAGGCCGGACGGCGCATCGCTGAACTCTGCATGGGCGGTCTTGGCCGGGTCGCGTTTGGACCGGTCCCCGGCCCGCCATCCTGGCCGTTCGGTGTTACCGTCCACAGCGCGCAGCCGGTCCTCGCTTGCCTCGGCAGTCAATACGCCGGCTGGAGCCTCAGCCACGGCAGCGGCAAGGGCGCCTTCTTCGCGCTGGGCTCCGGCCCCGGCCGCGCGCTGGCACGGCAGGAGGCGCTGTTCGACGAGCTGGCCTACCGCGACAGCGCCGAAGCGGCGGCCTTCGTCATGGAGGCGACGGCGGTGCCCCCCGCCGACCTGATCGGCCACATCGCCGCCACCTGCGGCATCGCCGCGGACCGGCTGACCCTGGTCCTCACTCCGACGCAGAGCCTCGCGGGGACCACCCAGGTTGTCGCCCGCGTGCTGGAGGTCGCCCTGCACAAGCTGCATGCCCTCGGCTTCCCGCTCGACCGCGTCGTCGACGGCATCGGCATGGCGCCGCTTCCCCCACCCGGTGGCAAGTTCCTCACTGCGATGGGCCGCACCAACGACGCGATCCTCTACGGCGGGACGGTCCATCTGCACGTCACCGGTCCGGACGACGCGGCGGAGGATCTGGCCAAGCGCCTGCCTTCCGCCGCCTCGCGGGATCACGGGCGCCCCTTCGCGGAAATCTTCGCGGCGGCGAAGGGAGACTTCTACGCCATCGATTCCATGCTGTTCAGCCCGGCGCGCGTGACCGTCACCGCGCTGGACAGCGGACGCAGCTTCCACGGCGGAACCCTGGCGCCGGACCTCGTGGAGCGCTCGTTCCGCGATGTCCGGTGA
- a CDS encoding hydantoinase/oxoprolinase family protein — MDGGGLIGLDIGGAHLKAALFDGTGTLRDLDQWPCPLWQGLDRLEQAVAAVVARWGLPQRVAATMTGELADLFDDRADGVRRIAATMRTALPAATLTVFAGPRGLVPLEAVPDCAEAVASANWYATALVTAAGGDGVLFDVGSTTTDIVPLVGGSPLHAGYSDAERLDSGELVYTGVVRTPVMAVARTVPYGGGRRALMAELFATMADVHRLTGTLPEGADQHPTADGRDHGITASARRLLRMVGDDLEPDGLPKARRLAGHLAERQLRRIEDALDQVLSRNPTADSLPLVGAGVGRFLVRRLAERRGADYRDFEANLLVAPALRERTGWFAPAVSVGWLAFDGAPHKHLCPVAAVAGAVPYLGD; from the coding sequence ATGGATGGCGGCGGATTGATCGGGCTGGACATCGGCGGGGCGCACCTGAAGGCCGCCCTGTTCGACGGGACGGGGACGCTCCGCGACCTCGACCAATGGCCCTGCCCGCTCTGGCAGGGGCTCGACCGCTTGGAGCAGGCCGTCGCGGCGGTGGTCGCCCGCTGGGGCCTACCGCAGCGGGTGGCCGCGACGATGACCGGGGAGTTGGCGGACCTGTTCGACGACCGCGCCGACGGCGTGCGCCGCATCGCCGCCACGATGCGGACCGCCCTGCCCGCCGCGACGCTCACCGTCTTCGCCGGTCCCCGCGGGCTGGTGCCGCTCGAGGCCGTGCCGGACTGCGCGGAGGCGGTGGCCTCCGCCAACTGGTACGCCACCGCTCTGGTGACCGCGGCGGGCGGCGACGGCGTTCTGTTTGATGTCGGAAGCACCACGACCGACATCGTCCCGCTCGTCGGCGGCAGCCCGCTCCACGCCGGCTATTCCGACGCCGAACGGCTGGACAGCGGCGAGCTGGTCTACACCGGCGTCGTGCGCACACCGGTCATGGCGGTGGCCCGCACCGTTCCCTATGGCGGAGGCCGGCGCGCGCTGATGGCGGAGCTGTTCGCAACCATGGCCGACGTCCATCGCCTCACCGGCACGCTGCCGGAGGGCGCCGACCAGCACCCGACGGCCGACGGGCGCGACCACGGCATCACCGCCAGCGCGCGGCGCCTGCTGCGGATGGTCGGCGACGACCTGGAGCCGGACGGCCTGCCGAAGGCCCGTCGCCTCGCCGGCCATCTCGCGGAACGCCAGCTCCGTCGGATCGAGGACGCGCTCGATCAGGTGCTGTCGCGGAACCCGACGGCCGACAGCCTGCCGCTCGTCGGCGCCGGGGTCGGCCGCTTCCTGGTGCGGCGTCTGGCCGAGCGCCGGGGGGCGGACTACCGGGACTTCGAGGCGAATCTGCTGGTGGCGCCGGCCTTGCGGGAGCGCACGGGATGGTTCGCCCCCGCCGTCAGCGTCGGCTGGCTTGCCTTCGACGGTGCGCCGCACAAACACCTTTGCCCGGTTGCCGCGGTCGCCGGGGCGGTCCCATACTTGGGCGATTGA